Part of the Candidatus Eisenbacteria bacterium genome, AATCCACGAGCCAAATGAACGCCAAATCAACTGTGGAACCATGGCCGCCAGTATCTGAAGCAACCCCTGGGCAATGAGTCCGAGTTGAATGTGTCGGTGATAAGCGCCCATCTTCCGCCGAATATCATCCCGGTAGTGTTTGGATTTTCGGTGTAGATGCTGGTTACCGCTTTTACGAGGCAACGGAGTCATGGCCGCCATCCAAAAGTGATAGGCATACGTTCCGATGACTCGGAGCGCTTGCTTGAAGGACAGCTCGATCTTGAAGCGCAGTCCATAAATTCGAATGATCTCCAGGGGCTCCAGATTCAGGTCTGTGCTCATCAGCAGGATGACCCCACGATGGGGATGAATCACGGCTACAAAACGTACAAGAATGCCGACGGGGCGCCACAAGAGATCGGCGGTTTTGAATTTTAGCGTCACCTTTTTCTCCCCGTAGACGGGGCTTTTTTCCGTCTGGAGTTTACCGAGGTCTTGCAGCAGGGATGCGACCTTTATTTTTCTCCCGTATTTTTTCTTTCTTCCCCTGCGGGGCGGCACCTCCGGCGTCAGAGGTGTTGCCGGAAACCAAGCCGTGGCATTGCTCTTGACACGCGTCACCAGATGGTTTCCTTTCGCGAGCATTCCGCGAATGATTTTTCCGGTGGCATAGTAGGCGTCGGCCACGAAGTAAAATGGTTCGGGGATGCCCAGCGAATCGATCAACAGGACCATCTTGTCGAGGAGCGTTCTCTTGTCACGATTGGTGAAGACCACGCCTTCGTGGATCCGGCACGTCAGCGGCACGGCGAATACGCTGGATAAGGCTTGCGCCAGAACGGCGACGGCCTGGCAGGAATGTCCGAAGATGAACTCCGGTTTGGTGTTGGATTCGGACTGTTGGTGGAGTTTTTTCACCGCGGGCATCTTTCGTCCCGACTTGGCGATCTTGATTCCATCGCCCACGAGCACGGGCCTTCCCCCAATTCGAAGGATAC contains:
- a CDS encoding transposase, whose product is MLWRHWWKLVCQLRPACARTRTFLWMVTCIAGMTVRKDLMGVTSIIRALGLMPVCYDRILDFFHSPALNLDKLTHAWRHLVFKHHPGILRIGGRPVLVGDGIKIAKSGRKMPAVKKLHQQSESNTKPEFIFGHSCQAVAVLAQALSSVFAVPLTCRIHEGVVFTNRDKRTLLDKMVLLIDSLGIPEPFYFVADAYYATGKIIRGMLAKGNHLVTRVKSNATAWFPATPLTPEVPPRRGRKKKYGRKIKVASLLQDLGKLQTEKSPVYGEKKVTLKFKTADLLWRPVGILVRFVAVIHPHRGVILLMSTDLNLEPLEIIRIYGLRFKIELSFKQALRVIGTYAYHFWMAAMTPLPRKSGNQHLHRKSKHYRDDIRRKMGAYHRHIQLGLIAQGLLQILAAMVPQLIWRSFGSWIRTIRPGLAPSEQVTAIALRSSLPEFLAGSGDDQIFTKFLHERIDLSRTEGIGLVA